Proteins encoded together in one Solanum lycopersicum chromosome 7, SLM_r2.1 window:
- the LOC138337503 gene encoding uncharacterized protein → MIFALCRSAGVPIWHVDKLKAPQGTVDVGLIRDEANELAPRRGPRPELPPLADDLADTVAQARTATKASTDTTLVESIPGSSTAPSSSHTAPLPALSWMQKSITESEERLEGKMQQFTERKIVEATVDSLRADIDTILEARVQESGAPSVEPADDTVLATLFTTSKIPLSPPRESAKRHRGRAEDEARARKKERREMEAARRASLAEEEAHQIRASQLAAEASSSRTVEIAGGTTDGALVAEDTTEGVHIAEDVGSGQPDPPSC, encoded by the exons atgatctttgccctttgcaggtccgcaggtgtgcccatatggcacgtagataAGCTGAAGGCCCCGCAAGGCACTGTtgatgtcggcctcatcagagacgaggccaatgagttggctccacggagagggccccgtccagagctgcccccacttgctgatgatcttgcggatacggtagcccaggcccgcacagctacaAAAGCGTCTACTGACACTACtctggtcgagtctatcccgggtagtagcactgccccgagctcctctcacacagcccctctaccggcactg tcgtggatgcagaagtcgatcaCTGAGTCTGAAGAGCGTCTAGAGGGGAAAATGCAgcagtttacagagcggaagattgtTGAG GCtacagtcgacagtcttcgtgcagacattgACACAATCCTAGAGGCGAGGGTGCAGGAGTCTGGGGCCCCTTCTGTTGAGCCTGCTGACGACACCGTGCTAGCGACCCTGTTTACTACTTCAAAAATTCCACTatctccccctcgagagagtgccaagaggcataggggtcgagcagaggatgaggcgcgagcaaggaagaaggagcgccgagagatggaggctgcgaggagagcctcacttgctgaggaggaggcgcaccagatcagagcatcacagttAGCGGCTgaggcgtctagctcccgcactgtagagatcgcaggaggcactactgatggtgcgcttgttgctgaggacaccactgagggtgttcacattgcagaggacgtgggttccgggcaaccggacccaccatcttgctga